From a region of the Bacillus sp. E(2018) genome:
- a CDS encoding GNAT family N-acetyltransferase, translated as MNIRLLKPSDARQYWGLRLEALEQNPEAFATSYEEAIQRENPIDGVAKNLTNEGNFTFGAFSNEELVGVVTLLQETPIKLSHRANILAMYVSPKMRGVGVGKELLLEAIEQAKSIKVIEKINLTVVTSNERAKKLYGNLGFKVFGTEIQAFKIDDKYFDEDYMVLFL; from the coding sequence ATGAATATCAGATTGTTGAAACCATCAGATGCAAGACAATATTGGGGTTTAAGATTAGAGGCTTTAGAACAAAATCCCGAAGCGTTCGCTACAAGTTATGAGGAAGCAATACAAAGAGAAAATCCAATAGATGGTGTAGCTAAAAATTTAACTAACGAAGGAAACTTTACATTTGGGGCGTTCAGTAACGAAGAACTTGTTGGGGTTGTCACTTTACTACAAGAAACCCCTATAAAACTTAGTCACCGAGCAAATATATTGGCAATGTATGTAAGTCCTAAAATGCGTGGCGTTGGTGTAGGTAAAGAACTATTATTGGAAGCGATTGAACAAGCAAAATCAATTAAAGTTATAGAAAAGATTAATTTAACGGTTGTAACATCAAATGAAAGAGCAAAGAAACTTTACGGAAATTTAGGCTTTAAAGTCTTTGGAACTGAAATACAAGCGTTTAAAATTGATGACAAGTATTTCGATGAAGATTATATGGTTTTGTTTTTATAA